A window from Limanda limanda chromosome 14, fLimLim1.1, whole genome shotgun sequence encodes these proteins:
- the LOC133019026 gene encoding transmembrane protein 131-like, translating to MTSTQKSRVNITVPPTGNRRFTPDFTLSRVIRELKLVTCGGFEFVFVLNTSLPFHMLAECAETLPRPSWELELYIIVSLIMRLNEYSDSAQNSRGLYASSYVAARVGERQSNTRTLSNSQDSQDKRFRMGFGHSPMQAASSQLTYGSTTSGQEGPPAACQLTNRKACSTKQVDFQSQNLAGSSVPHRGLCADVQDYTNLVGAMDDDLNRREPLSAEALQEQSSQSVQSKVLKSKRKLRGKTKAQRKKEKKEKEKKITGKTQGEELKDNLADNDDSSYTTTETSTPDMESNISEEPVTNKGRTVTTGKVKEGTSNFLIKPKTKKQGTIKKETQAEKSSSLELPYITPLENKQRNSFTSKALHPFTNIPKTKPLQKKRFDGRLEDGCPSLLAKLLSSGGSAPKAGHSSSSEGEKELFSPEWGVPVSKNSVPESDSIQQISLQTINADPFLKRSAPCSPPPTSPSLLSRGTYSSVLNSNSEVYQRKAPGKKLSPATSLPGKNENPAFVAAGYDKNPGGSCPGKTDSQGKRLAHMTSVESDSSESSTLSSPIDKASSSNFHSANSFSAFGPNNSFNLSEVFSGRNLPKSSEPSWPEITPVPSSIWDKPITDTLNSWPSSSSSPTAPTASLLGNSHSPWSTTTSFGSSIWFTSTDSALHPFPPTTNTTTLTDLVNSSNLLLPASTEMSPTYNPWNMWRSQTLEGRIDTSVQSRSNVGIHFI from the exons atgacatctacacagaaatcacgAGTTAATATCACagtgccacctactggcaacaggag GTTTACACCCGACTTCACTTTGTCTCGAGTGATCAGGGAGCTCAAGTTGGTGACTTGTGGAGgctttgagtttgtgtttgtcctgaACACCTCCTTGCCCTTCCACATGTTAGCTGAGTGTGCAGAGACCCTGCCCAGACCGAGCTGGGAACTGGAGCTCTACATCATAGTGTCTCTCATAATGAG ATTGAACGAGTACAGTGACTCGGCCCAGAACTCCAGAGGATTATATGCGTCAAGCTACGTAGCAGCGCGGGTCGGAGAACGACAGAGCAACACTCGCACCCTGTCCAACTCCCAAGACAGTCAAGATAAGAGGTTCAGGATGGGCTTCGGTCACTCACCTATGCAAGCTGCTTCCTCCCAGCTGACCTATGGTAGTACAACCTCAGGCCAAGAAGGTCCTCCAGCTGCCTGCCAGTTAACCAACCGCAAGGCTTGCAGTACCAAACAGGTGGACTTCCAGAGTCAAAACCTAGCTGGATCGTCTGTGCCTCACAGAGGCCTCTGCGCTGACGTTCAAGATTATACAAATCTGGTAGGAGCCATGGACGACGACCTCAACCGCCGAGAGCCACTCAGTGCAGAGGCTCTGCAGGAGCAGAGCTCTCAGTCCGTACAAAgcaaag tgttgaaaTCCAAAAGAAAGCTGCGGGGTAAAACAAAAGcccagaggaagaaggaaaagaaagagaaagagaaaaaaataacaggaaAGACTCAGGGAGAAGAGCTTAAAGATAACCTCGCTGACAACGACGACAGCTCCTACACCACTACAGAGACCTCTACCCCAGATATGGAGTCAAACATCAGCGAG GAACCAGTGACAAATAAAGGCAGGACAGTAACCACTGGGAAAGTGAAAGAAGGAACTTCAAATTTCCTAATCAAGCCCAAAACCAAGAAACAAGGAACCATCAAGAAAGAGACTCAAGCAGAAAAATCCAG TTCTCTGGAGCTGCCATATATAACACcactggaaaacaaacagcGTAATAGCTTCACTTCCAAAGCTCTCCACCCTTTCACTAACATCCCAAAGACCAAACCCCTGCAGAAAAAGAGAT TTGATGGGAGGCTGGAAGACGGATGCCCCTCTCTGCTGGCCAAACTCTTGTCCAGCGGCGGGTCTGCCCCTAAAGCcggccacagcagcagctctgagggTGAGAAGGAGTTATTTTCACCAGAGTGGGGTGTGCCTGTTTCGAAAAACAGCGTCC CAGAATCAGACAGTATTCAGCAGATCTCACTCCAGACTATAAACGCTGACCCTTTCCTGAAGAGATCCGCCCCCTGCTCCCCTCCACCGACCTCCCCCAGCTTACTGTCACGAGGCACCTACAGCAGTGTGCTCAACAGTAACAG CGAGGTATACCAGAGGAAGGCCCCAGGAAAGAAACTGTCTCCTGCCACTTCACTGCCAGGCAAAAATGAGAACCCAGCTTTCGTAGCTGCTGGTTATGACAAAAACCCAG GCGGGTCTTGCCCAGGTAAAACTGACAGCCAAGGAAAGAGATTGGCACACATGACATCAGTGGAAAGTGACAGCTCTGAAAG CTCTACATTATCGAGTCCCATTGACAAAGCGAGCAGTTCAAACTTTCATTCTGCCAACTCATTCTCTGCTTTTGGGCCAAACAATTCCTTCAACCTGTCAGAAG ttttcagtGGAAGGAATCTCCCAAAATCATCTGAGCCAAGCTGGCCCGAGATAACCCCTGTACCCTCGTCCATCTGGGACAAACCCATCACCGACACTCTGAACTCCTggcccagcagctccagctcaccAACGGCCCCGACTGCA tcaCTCCTGGGAAACAGCCACAGTCCTTGGTCCACAACCACGTCTTTCGGCAGTTCCATTTGGTTCACAAGTACAGATTCAGCCTTACACCCTTTTCCTCCCACTACCAACACCACAACACTGACTGATCTGGTCAACAGCTCCAACTTGTTGCTTCCAGCTTCTACTGAGATGAGTCCCACCTACAACCCGTGGAATATGTGGCGCAGTCAAACACTAGAGGGCAGAATCGACACAAGTGTTCAGTCCCGATCTAATGTGGGTATTCACTTCATTTAA